The bacterium nucleotide sequence GCCAGATGACGTCCTCCGGGGGCACGACCGGGAGGATCAGCTCGTGGAAGCGGAAGATCCCCTTGAGCGACTGCGGCTCGCGTGCCAGCGCGCGGTAGGCGAACAATCGCTGCCAGAAGGCGCCGCCCTTCGCCTTGAGGGCGTCGAACGCGAGGTCGCGCAGCGAGAGCAGCCCGCCGCAGCGCGGGCAGGTGTACGCGAACTTCTCGATGGGGTGGCGCGCGTCGCACGAGACGCACTCGTAGACGACCTCGCCCCGGTAGGTCGGGACGAGGGCGCCGCGGATGTCCTCGGGAAACTCGATCATGGGCGCATCCTCCTCTGCCGGGCAGCGCAGGTCACCCCGCGCGCACGCCGAGGGTACCACGGAACGCCGCCGCGCGGGCGCGCTCAGGGCCCGGTGGGTGCGGTCTCCTGGTCCGGGAGCGCCGCCAGGTGCGGGAGGTTGCGCCAGCGCTCGCGCTGGTCCAGGCCGTAGCCGACCAGGAACCGGTCGGGGACCTCGAAGCCGACGTAGCGCAACGGCAACTTCGTCAGGCGCCGGACGCGCCGGTCGAGCAGCGCGCAGACCGCAAGACTCGCGGGGTCGCGCGCGCCGAGGTTCTTCA carries:
- a CDS encoding phosphoribosyltransferase family protein yields the protein FVFLADLARQITVPVNVDFMAITRYGAGRRGGAVRIEKDLDIAVTGRDVLVVEDIVDTGLTLGYLVKNLGARDPASLAVCALLDRRVRRLTKLPLRYVGFEVPDRFLVGYGLDQRERWRNLPHLAALPDQETAPTGP